The Herbaspirillum sp. DW155 genomic interval AGGAACTGTCCTTCAACAACATCGCCGACGCCGATGCCGCCTGGGAATGCGTCAAGAGCTTCGACCCCGCCACGGAAGCGGCCTGCGTCATCATCAAGCACGCCAACCCCTGCGGCGTGGCCATCGGTGCCAATCCGCTGGAAGCCTACAGCAAGGCCCTGCAGACCGATCCGACCTCGGCCTTCGGCGGCATCATCGCCTTCAATCGCGAAGTGGACGCCGCAGCGGCTGAAGCCGTGGCCAAGCAATTCCTGGAAGTGCTGATCGCCCCGTCCTTCAGCGCCGAGGCCAAGCAGATCTTCGCGGCCAAGCAGAACGTGCGCCTGCTGGAAATCCCGCTGGGTACGGGTCTGAACGGCTATGACTTCAAGCGCGTCGGCGGTGGCCTGCTGGTGCAGTCGCCGGATGCCAAGAACGTGCTGCTGGCCGATGTGAAGGTGGTCAGCAAGAAGCAGCCGACCCAGCAGCAACTGCAGGATCTGATGTTCGCCTGGCGCGTGGCCAAGTTCGTCAAGTCCAATGCCATCGTCTTCTGCGGCAATGGCATGACGCTGGGCGTCGGTGCCGGCCAGATGAGCCGTATCGATTCGGCCCGCATCGCTTCCATCAAGGCGCAGAATGCCGGCCTGACCCTGGCCGGTTCGGCCGTGGCCTCCGACGCGTTCTTCCCGTTCCGCGATGGCCTGGATGTGGTGGTCGATGCCGGTGCCACCTGCGTCATCCATCCGGGTGGCTCCATGCGCGACCAGGAAGTCATCGATGCCGCCAATGAGCGCGATGTCGTCATGCTGCTGACCGGTACCCGTCACTTCCGTCACTGATTGCGGCTTGCTCCAAAAAATGACGCCCGGCTTCATGCCGGGCGTTTTTGTTGGTGGCGCGTGCGCCGCTGCAGGCTGGTTTCAGCTGTCCTCGGTGATGAATCCTTCATGCAGGGCAATGCGCGTCATCGCGGCTTCAAAACGCTGGCGCGATTCCGAGGTCAGCTGCTGCAGGTATTGATGCAATTGCGCGTCAGCCACATTGCGGTTGGCGCACTGGGCGCTGTAGCGCTCGAACTGCGACAGCTGCATCAGCAGCTCGGCCACGTGGCGCGGGCATTCGCACGCCACCGTGGTGGACTGGTTGGCGAAGGCGATCAGTTCGTTGTCGTCCCAGCGGCGCGCCGGCAGGGCCGTGGCGGCTTCCTCCTCCGCGCGTGCGGGCAGGGACAGCGCCGCCAGGCCGCGCAGCCATTGCAGGATCACCACGTCCGGCTGCGGCGCGCGCAACAGGCTGATGCCCACCGTCGCCAGCGTCTCGCACACGGCCTCGCTGGCAAATCCATACAGCACCGCCATCGGCAGCCCGCTCAGGGCCGGTGCCGAACTCTCCAAGGCGCCCAGCCAGCCGGCATGCAATTGCGGCTCGTGCAGCAGCAGGGCATCCACTTCTTCGCGTTTTAGGGCCATGGCCGCCTGTTCGATGTTCTCGAACGGTCCCAGCAATTGCAGCGGACGGCCCAGGCGCTGCAGCAGGCCCGGCTTGTCCAGCCGCTGCGCCAGCGTGGAGCCGATCACGGCCAGGCGCCACTGGCCTTGCGCGGCCTCCGGCGGCGTCGGCCTGGCCGCATGCAGTTCGGCATGGGTGGCGGCGACCTGCTGGAGCTGATCCATGTCCAACCCCGCCAGGCTGCCGATGGCGTGGCCCAGCTCGGTCAACTGGCGGATCAGCGCCAGGCGCCGCACGTCCGCCTCCGAATACAGGCGCTGGCCGCTGGGTGAGAGCTTGCCTTGGGTCAGCGCATAGCGGCGCTCCCAGACACGCAGGGTGGCGACCGGCATGCGCAGCATGCGCGCTACCGCACCGGTGCGGCGCAAAGCTTCACCGGCGGGCTTGTCGGTGGCCGGAGCAGGGGAATTGGTCGGATGGGCAGGGCTCATAGGATTCTCCATTGAATCATGTTTGACGCAGATTATAGGCGCTAATTTGGCTTCATGAGTCAAGTGTGACGCATTTATT includes:
- the purH gene encoding bifunctional phosphoribosylaminoimidazolecarboxamide formyltransferase/IMP cyclohydrolase, encoding MIKQALISVSDKAGVLDFARALSAMGVNILSTGGTAKLLADNGVPVTEVADYTGFPEMLDGRVKTLHPKVHGGILARRDFPEHVAALEQHGIPTIDMVVVNLYPFQQTVAKEECSLEDAIENIDIGGPAMLRSSAKNHKDVIVICDPTDYEGVLAELKSGGDLPYEKRFALAKKVFAHTAQYDGAITNYFTSLGEDKQHSTRSAYPATLNLHFEKVQDMRYGENPHQSAAFYRDIKKVDGALANYTQLQGKELSFNNIADADAAWECVKSFDPATEAACVIIKHANPCGVAIGANPLEAYSKALQTDPTSAFGGIIAFNREVDAAAAEAVAKQFLEVLIAPSFSAEAKQIFAAKQNVRLLEIPLGTGLNGYDFKRVGGGLLVQSPDAKNVLLADVKVVSKKQPTQQQLQDLMFAWRVAKFVKSNAIVFCGNGMTLGVGAGQMSRIDSARIASIKAQNAGLTLAGSAVASDAFFPFRDGLDVVVDAGATCVIHPGGSMRDQEVIDAANERDVVMLLTGTRHFRH
- a CDS encoding MerR family transcriptional regulator; translation: MSPAHPTNSPAPATDKPAGEALRRTGAVARMLRMPVATLRVWERRYALTQGKLSPSGQRLYSEADVRRLALIRQLTELGHAIGSLAGLDMDQLQQVAATHAELHAARPTPPEAAQGQWRLAVIGSTLAQRLDKPGLLQRLGRPLQLLGPFENIEQAAMALKREEVDALLLHEPQLHAGWLGALESSAPALSGLPMAVLYGFASEAVCETLATVGISLLRAPQPDVVILQWLRGLAALSLPARAEEEAATALPARRWDDNELIAFANQSTTVACECPRHVAELLMQLSQFERYSAQCANRNVADAQLHQYLQQLTSESRQRFEAAMTRIALHEGFITEDS